In a single window of the Roseiconus lacunae genome:
- a CDS encoding ZIP family metal transporter: MLLLVVYCCLIITVSLAGGRLSSLLRMTHLRTQLLMSGVGGLMLGIAMLHLLPHATEILGSASQAGTGALAGLVAMFLMVRLFHTHDHGVPAVESDDESAGNETHQHSCGHDHHHDHGDSAKGISWFGLFFGLLLHTLVDGIALSASVMAEVDHGAWLGLGGFGTFLAVALHKPLDAFAITSVMNRQRWSDRSQWIANFAFSLACPVGAFAFYFGVSEWIDHPAMLGWGLAVSAGFFIGIALADLLPEVAFHDHDRGKLTATFLLGIAIAVGIENLPGHSHDHGPADQGDAHAESDDHNHDHHNHSNHGHDHSDHQH; this comes from the coding sequence TTGCTCCTTCTCGTAGTCTATTGCTGCCTGATCATCACCGTCTCGTTGGCCGGAGGCAGGCTGTCGTCGCTGCTGCGCATGACGCACTTGCGGACTCAGCTGTTGATGAGTGGCGTCGGCGGACTGATGCTCGGCATCGCGATGTTGCACCTCCTGCCCCACGCCACCGAAATTCTGGGTTCTGCGTCCCAGGCTGGCACCGGAGCATTGGCGGGCTTGGTGGCAATGTTTTTAATGGTGCGATTGTTTCATACACATGACCATGGCGTCCCGGCTGTCGAGAGTGATGACGAATCGGCCGGAAATGAAACTCATCAACACTCCTGTGGTCATGATCACCATCACGACCACGGCGATTCGGCAAAAGGGATCAGTTGGTTCGGCCTGTTTTTTGGGTTGCTGCTCCACACGCTCGTCGATGGAATCGCGTTATCGGCCAGTGTGATGGCCGAGGTCGATCACGGCGCGTGGCTGGGATTGGGTGGATTTGGCACCTTCCTGGCGGTCGCCCTCCATAAGCCGCTGGACGCATTTGCGATCACGTCGGTGATGAATCGCCAACGTTGGTCCGATCGATCGCAATGGATCGCTAACTTCGCCTTTTCGCTTGCCTGTCCGGTCGGCGCATTCGCGTTTTACTTTGGCGTCAGTGAGTGGATCGATCACCCTGCAATGCTCGGTTGGGGCCTTGCCGTGTCGGCCGGCTTTTTCATCGGGATCGCACTTGCCGACCTGTTGCCCGAAGTCGCATTTCACGATCACGATCGAGGCAAACTGACGGCCACGTTCTTATTGGGAATCGCGATCGCGGTCGGCATCGAGAACCTTCCGGGGCATTCGCACGATCACGGACCGGCCGATCAAGGAGACGCTCACGCGGAATCAGACGACCACAATCACGATCATCACAATCACAGCAACCACGGACACGACCACTCAGATCACCAACACTGA
- a CDS encoding choice-of-anchor M domain-containing protein gives MKRLITKSLLASIASAICVLAGNASAATVNEYFVDHGDIGIAYEDNELELHYHFEDGFNGVGPEVEFEPNEVYIRVSDAAKLTTTNDLGFLGTTAGDEIWILPQGNTGPSGAGSLGVPFVGLATEELDSTDFISVDLSMTNFNGPGEFALWQFGTFGPNVFFQSVDGISSADNLNLGIGIHDHANFGFTEEGIYEIELTATGNLTGGGTVVDVGTFTFAVGNVAAVPEPGSVAALVSLSLVGACVRRRRKS, from the coding sequence ATGAAGCGTCTCATCACAAAATCGTTGCTTGCGTCAATTGCGAGTGCGATCTGCGTGCTCGCCGGAAATGCGTCGGCTGCAACCGTCAATGAGTATTTTGTTGACCACGGTGACATCGGTATTGCTTACGAAGACAATGAACTGGAACTTCATTACCATTTCGAAGATGGCTTCAATGGCGTCGGCCCTGAGGTGGAGTTTGAACCCAATGAAGTCTACATCCGTGTCAGTGATGCCGCGAAGTTGACGACAACGAACGACCTCGGATTCCTCGGCACGACGGCCGGAGATGAAATCTGGATATTGCCACAAGGCAACACGGGTCCTTCGGGTGCCGGCAGCTTAGGCGTTCCGTTTGTTGGGCTTGCGACCGAGGAGCTGGACAGCACGGACTTTATTTCAGTCGATCTTTCGATGACCAACTTCAATGGACCTGGAGAGTTCGCATTGTGGCAATTCGGTACGTTTGGCCCCAATGTGTTCTTTCAATCAGTCGATGGAATTAGCTCGGCAGATAATCTCAATCTCGGAATCGGTATTCACGACCACGCCAATTTTGGATTCACCGAGGAAGGGATCTATGAAATTGAGCTGACCGCGACCGGCAATCTTACCGGTGGCGGTACCGTCGTTGATGTCGGAACGTTCACGTTTGCTGTCGGCAACGTAGCGGCCGTCCCTGAGCCAGGCAGTGTTGCAGCGCTCGTTTCGTTGTCTTTGGTCGGTGCATGCGTCCGCCGTCGACGTAAGTCCTAA
- a CDS encoding ArsR/SmtB family transcription factor encodes MVSPKELPQNASVVSADDDSPTCCGGDHEHQPMRFDASACERAAAIFRALGDPQRLRLLIMLEARSCCVSELAEALGEPLPAISQRLRVLKSERIVRSRREGKHVYYSLADGHISRLVTNGVMHAMEDS; translated from the coding sequence ATGGTTTCACCCAAAGAGCTTCCCCAAAACGCAAGCGTCGTATCGGCCGATGATGATTCGCCGACCTGTTGTGGCGGCGATCACGAGCACCAACCGATGCGTTTTGACGCGTCCGCTTGCGAGCGGGCGGCGGCGATCTTTCGTGCCCTCGGTGATCCACAGCGATTGCGATTGTTGATCATGCTCGAGGCACGCTCCTGCTGTGTGTCAGAATTAGCGGAAGCTTTGGGCGAACCGCTACCGGCAATCTCTCAACGGTTGCGTGTCCTGAAAAGCGAGCGGATTGTCCGGTCGCGACGCGAGGGCAAGCATGTGTACTACAGCTTGGCCGACGGACACATTTCGCGATTGGTGACCAACGGGGTCATGCACGCGATGGAAGACTCCTGA
- a CDS encoding Fur family transcriptional regulator, which translates to MSVSPTSTESIRNDIRAAGLRATPARMATLRLLREATTPMTHADVAQELDDVGVDKATAFRNLNDMTEAGLLRRTELGDHVYRFEEIRPGEVGKDSHPHFLCTVCGAVSCLDNVKLTAGSLRESDKVGEVVEILLRGRCNKCK; encoded by the coding sequence ATGAGCGTTTCTCCTACCAGTACCGAATCAATTCGTAACGACATTCGTGCGGCCGGCTTACGGGCGACGCCGGCACGAATGGCCACCTTGCGATTGTTGCGTGAAGCGACGACGCCGATGACGCATGCCGATGTCGCTCAAGAACTTGACGATGTCGGTGTGGACAAAGCGACGGCCTTTCGAAACTTGAACGACATGACCGAGGCCGGTCTCTTGCGTCGTACCGAGTTAGGAGACCACGTTTATCGGTTCGAAGAAATCCGACCCGGTGAGGTCGGAAAAGATTCTCACCCACATTTCCTCTGTACCGTCTGTGGGGCCGTGTCTTGTCTCGACAACGTGAAGCTAACCGCCGGCAGCCTTCGTGAGAGCGACAAAGTCGGTGAAGTCGTCGAGATTTTGCTTCGCGGACGCTGCAACAAGTGCAAGTAA
- a CDS encoding DUF5060 domain-containing protein, with amino-acid sequence MNRLSIRAVTLSMALAVGAGTATAKDASQPTATPDLIFAEVDGLVSVEAEHFTSQTHTEKRKFYHTTENSVPKISPDGDPAHVAGASAGSYLEILPDSRRNHSEKLIHGENFSNQPGKAAVLTYRVHFQNAGRYYVWVRAYSSGSEDNGLHVGLDNTWPESGQRLQWCQGKHTWRWESKQRTAENHCGEPYKIYLDIDEPGVHSIHFSMREDGFEFDKWLMTKDRMFARPSDVGPDSVVYEGHAPEPLPFIAAKTTPNEPNKSQASADKVDRSTSPTKPSSELPLQTPRGENGDGKVVVSGEQKVWHKITLTQNGPFAHEKDNAPNPFTDHRMSVTFSHTDGTQYTVPGYFAADGEAANSSSESGTSWRAHFAPDRVGEWNWKISFHSGTDAAIAEHSDAKPLRPYDGVSGKLSVAESDKSGRDLRAHGRLAYVGKHYLQHLGSGEYFIKAGADAPETLLAFADFDNTLAGNPKKAPLKTWQPHVGDWQPGDPTWQDGKGKGLIGAIRYLSGKGCNVFSFLTYNAGGDGDNVWPFVHRDDKMHYDCSKLDQWGIVFDYGTRQGMYLHFKMQETENDDHTRGTGKQSFVPESLDGGNLGPQRRLYCRELIARFGHNLALNWNLGEENTQTHDQQVAMIDYIAELDAYDHNIVIHTYPGWQDRVYKPLLGDQSQLTGVSLQNSDLESTHAQTVKWVEASAQAGRPWVVAFDESGSAAHAQCPDLGYKGFDGRDRNGKYAYDEHKVRKQTLWGHLMGGGAGNEYYFGYQFDENDIVCEDWRSRDRSWDYCRHALSFFRDNDIPFWEMKNADSLIGNTEHDHSKYCFAKAGELYLVYLPEGGDQTLDLNDAKGRFRISWFNPRTGGELSQGDVTEVSGGSAVSLGKPPADADQDWLAVVRKQ; translated from the coding sequence ATGAACCGTTTGTCGATCCGTGCCGTTACGCTGTCGATGGCGCTCGCCGTCGGCGCGGGGACCGCTACCGCAAAAGACGCCAGCCAACCGACCGCGACCCCCGATTTGATCTTTGCCGAAGTCGATGGCTTGGTGTCCGTCGAAGCCGAACACTTCACCAGCCAAACCCACACCGAAAAGCGAAAGTTCTATCACACGACCGAGAATTCTGTTCCTAAGATCTCTCCCGATGGCGACCCAGCCCATGTCGCCGGTGCTTCTGCGGGTTCGTATCTAGAAATCCTTCCAGACAGCCGACGTAATCATTCTGAAAAGCTGATCCACGGCGAAAACTTTTCCAATCAACCCGGCAAAGCTGCCGTGTTGACGTATCGGGTTCATTTCCAAAACGCCGGTCGCTACTACGTCTGGGTCCGCGCTTACAGCAGCGGATCGGAAGACAACGGTCTGCACGTCGGCCTGGACAATACCTGGCCAGAAAGCGGTCAACGGTTGCAGTGGTGCCAAGGCAAACACACATGGCGATGGGAAAGCAAACAACGGACGGCCGAAAACCACTGCGGTGAGCCCTACAAGATTTATCTGGACATTGATGAGCCCGGCGTGCATTCGATCCACTTTTCGATGCGGGAAGATGGTTTCGAGTTCGATAAATGGTTGATGACCAAGGACCGAATGTTTGCCCGTCCAAGCGACGTCGGTCCCGACTCGGTGGTCTACGAAGGACACGCCCCAGAACCGCTTCCATTCATTGCGGCGAAAACTACGCCGAACGAACCAAACAAGTCGCAAGCCTCGGCTGATAAAGTCGATCGGTCGACAAGTCCGACCAAACCGTCCAGTGAACTTCCTTTGCAGACACCCCGTGGTGAAAACGGTGACGGAAAAGTCGTCGTCAGCGGCGAACAAAAGGTTTGGCATAAGATCACGCTGACTCAAAACGGGCCCTTTGCCCACGAAAAGGATAACGCGCCCAATCCGTTCACGGACCATCGGATGTCGGTCACGTTTTCGCATACCGACGGAACCCAATACACCGTGCCTGGCTACTTCGCCGCCGATGGCGAGGCCGCGAACAGCTCGTCAGAAAGTGGCACGTCGTGGCGAGCCCATTTCGCTCCCGATCGCGTGGGCGAGTGGAATTGGAAAATCTCATTCCACTCGGGCACAGACGCCGCGATCGCGGAACACTCCGATGCCAAGCCGCTGCGTCCCTACGATGGCGTGAGCGGAAAACTAAGCGTCGCCGAGAGCGATAAATCGGGACGAGACCTCCGCGCCCACGGACGTCTCGCTTACGTCGGCAAGCACTACCTACAACATTTGGGGTCGGGAGAATACTTTATTAAAGCCGGCGCCGATGCGCCGGAGACACTGCTCGCCTTCGCGGACTTCGACAACACACTTGCGGGCAATCCAAAGAAGGCTCCTTTGAAGACATGGCAGCCTCATGTTGGAGACTGGCAACCCGGTGATCCGACTTGGCAAGACGGCAAAGGCAAAGGCTTGATCGGTGCGATTCGATATCTGTCTGGAAAGGGCTGCAATGTCTTTTCATTCCTGACGTACAACGCCGGTGGTGACGGCGACAACGTTTGGCCGTTCGTTCATCGCGATGACAAGATGCATTACGATTGCAGCAAACTTGACCAGTGGGGCATCGTGTTCGACTATGGCACCCGCCAGGGCATGTACTTGCACTTCAAGATGCAAGAAACCGAAAACGATGATCACACGCGTGGTACCGGGAAACAGTCCTTCGTTCCCGAATCGTTGGATGGCGGAAACCTTGGGCCACAACGTCGCTTGTATTGTCGTGAATTGATCGCTCGATTCGGCCACAACCTGGCGCTCAACTGGAATCTGGGCGAAGAAAACACCCAAACCCACGACCAGCAAGTTGCGATGATCGACTATATCGCCGAGCTAGATGCGTACGATCACAACATCGTCATTCATACGTATCCCGGCTGGCAAGATCGAGTTTACAAACCACTGCTTGGTGATCAGTCCCAACTGACCGGTGTATCACTACAAAATTCCGATTTGGAATCGACCCACGCGCAAACTGTTAAATGGGTCGAAGCGTCCGCGCAGGCCGGTCGCCCGTGGGTTGTCGCATTCGACGAATCTGGTAGCGCTGCCCACGCCCAATGTCCCGACTTAGGATACAAAGGGTTCGACGGCCGAGACCGCAACGGCAAGTATGCTTACGACGAACACAAGGTACGGAAGCAGACTTTATGGGGTCATCTAATGGGAGGTGGCGCCGGCAATGAATACTACTTCGGTTACCAGTTCGATGAAAACGACATCGTTTGCGAAGACTGGCGAAGTCGCGATCGAAGCTGGGACTACTGCCGACACGCCTTGTCGTTCTTTCGCGACAATGACATCCCATTCTGGGAAATGAAGAATGCAGATTCGTTGATCGGCAACACCGAGCACGATCACTCAAAATACTGTTTTGCCAAAGCGGGTGAACTGTATTTGGTGTACTTACCCGAAGGTGGCGATCAGACACTGGATCTCAACGACGCGAAAGGACGCTTTCGCATTAGCTGGTTCAATCCACGAACCGGCGGCGAACTGAGCCAGGGTGACGTGACAGAAGTCAGCGGCGGTTCGGCCGTTTCACTTGGCAAGCCACCGGCCGACGCAGATCAGGACTGGCTTGCAGTCGTTCGCAAGCAGTAA
- a CDS encoding isocitrate/isopropylmalate dehydrogenase family protein — MNQYSIAALPGDGIGPECLDATLHVLDRIQSLHSVRLTLDRYEAGAEHFRKHGVALPEDVLRGCLDADAVLLAAIGLPDVRKPDGTEVQPEMMMGLRRALGLYAAVRPVKLYPGVDSPLTTASAGIDMVILRENLEGLFASFGGGCQLNDQLATDTIVITREGTRRVVEYAFELSRRRQGRPSDGRRQVTCVDKANVFRSFAFFRKVFQEIADVNPDVDSNAVYVDAMSLYMVTSPSEWDVLVMENQFGDILSDLGAALVGGLGLGPSAEIGEQHALFQPSHGSAPQLAGKNVANPLATILSAAMMLDWLGHRHDDDNAKQAAQTIEHAVMTVLKERDVRTADLGGTSSTEDVANAVADAIPVTQPSPS, encoded by the coding sequence ATGAACCAGTACTCCATCGCCGCGCTACCAGGTGACGGCATCGGTCCAGAATGTCTCGACGCCACGTTGCATGTTCTCGATCGAATTCAATCGCTCCATTCGGTTCGTCTGACACTTGATCGATACGAAGCCGGTGCGGAACACTTTCGCAAGCACGGGGTCGCTCTCCCAGAGGATGTCTTGCGAGGTTGCCTTGATGCGGACGCCGTACTCTTGGCCGCGATCGGTCTTCCCGATGTTCGCAAGCCAGACGGGACGGAAGTCCAACCAGAAATGATGATGGGGTTACGCCGCGCACTCGGTCTCTACGCCGCCGTCCGTCCGGTGAAACTTTATCCCGGAGTCGACTCGCCGTTGACGACCGCCTCGGCGGGAATTGACATGGTCATTTTGCGTGAGAACCTGGAGGGACTTTTTGCCTCCTTCGGTGGCGGATGTCAGTTGAATGATCAGTTGGCAACGGACACGATCGTGATCACACGCGAAGGCACACGGCGAGTCGTCGAATACGCTTTCGAACTATCGCGTCGCCGTCAGGGTCGCCCCAGCGACGGTCGGCGACAAGTCACTTGCGTGGACAAGGCGAACGTGTTTCGTAGCTTCGCGTTCTTTCGCAAAGTCTTCCAAGAGATTGCCGACGTGAACCCCGACGTGGATTCGAACGCGGTATATGTCGATGCGATGAGTCTTTACATGGTGACGTCTCCGAGTGAATGGGATGTCCTCGTGATGGAAAATCAGTTCGGCGACATCTTGTCGGATCTCGGGGCGGCTTTGGTCGGAGGACTCGGCCTAGGTCCTTCCGCCGAGATCGGCGAACAACATGCGCTCTTTCAACCGTCACATGGCTCCGCGCCTCAACTTGCCGGTAAGAATGTCGCCAATCCGCTGGCAACGATTCTCTCGGCAGCGATGATGCTCGATTGGTTGGGTCATCGCCATGATGATGACAATGCCAAACAAGCTGCGCAAACGATCGAGCACGCCGTCATGACCGTTTTGAAAGAACGCGATGTCCGGACAGCCGATCTTGGAGGCACATCTTCCACCGAAGACGTCGCCAACGCAGTCGCCGATGCGATCCCAGTCACCCAGCCATCCCCCTCCTGA
- a CDS encoding putative quinol monooxygenase, translated as MKHPSFAIAVTFEIKPEHRDAFLQRVLQQASDSVRLEDGCFQFDVLVDEDNPNIVFLYETYADAAAFDTHRATDHFADFSQQVADWVASKTLRRLVLQETPS; from the coding sequence ATGAAACACCCGTCCTTTGCCATCGCGGTCACCTTTGAAATCAAACCGGAACATCGTGACGCATTTTTGCAGCGAGTCTTACAACAAGCGAGTGATTCGGTACGTCTGGAAGACGGCTGTTTTCAGTTTGACGTGCTCGTCGATGAAGACAATCCGAACATCGTCTTTCTATACGAAACCTACGCCGATGCGGCCGCCTTTGACACTCACCGTGCGACCGATCACTTCGCGGACTTCAGCCAACAAGTCGCCGATTGGGTAGCGTCCAAAACGCTGCGTCGACTCGTCCTACAGGAAACGCCTTCATGA
- the otnC gene encoding 3-oxo-tetronate 4-phosphate decarboxylase, whose amino-acid sequence MSERELREQMAMHGKSMFDRGLTMGSSGNLSVKLPDGYLVTPTNCCLGRLDPEAISRLDSVGNLISGKPPSKEAFLHLAYYGAREQERAVVHLHSTYSVALSCRADLDTDNVLPPVTAYFVMRVGRLPLVPYFAPGDDQLAEAVAKTVRTSRGALLANHGPVIGGRDLDNAVYSIEELEETAKLYWMLQGTSTRFLTSEQVHQLNERFPQ is encoded by the coding sequence GTGAGCGAACGTGAACTGCGAGAACAGATGGCGATGCACGGCAAATCGATGTTTGACCGTGGCCTGACGATGGGAAGCAGCGGCAACCTGAGTGTCAAACTACCGGACGGGTACCTTGTCACGCCAACGAATTGCTGCTTGGGTCGCTTGGACCCAGAAGCAATTTCGCGTTTGGATTCGGTCGGCAATTTGATCAGTGGCAAGCCGCCTTCGAAAGAAGCATTTTTGCATTTGGCGTATTACGGTGCCCGCGAACAGGAACGCGCGGTGGTTCATTTGCATTCGACCTACTCGGTCGCGCTCAGCTGCCGGGCGGACCTTGATACCGACAATGTGTTGCCGCCGGTGACGGCCTACTTTGTGATGCGTGTCGGTCGGCTTCCCTTGGTGCCGTACTTCGCTCCCGGTGACGACCAGCTTGCCGAGGCGGTCGCGAAGACGGTCCGGACAAGCCGTGGTGCGTTATTGGCCAACCACGGTCCCGTGATCGGTGGCCGTGACCTCGACAACGCCGTCTATTCGATCGAAGAGCTTGAAGAGACGGCAAAACTTTATTGGATGCTCCAAGGAACTTCGACACGATTCCTGACAAGCGAACAAGTCCACCAACTCAATGAACGATTCCCACAATGA
- the otnK gene encoding 3-oxo-tetronate kinase — translation MKTRLGCIADDYTGATDLSSMLARTGLRVIQLFGVPEVAGRPDHVGFSDEVNRDAIDQADIVVVALKSRSIPADEAVKYSLGALSFLQHQGFDRLFFKYCSTFDSTPQGNIGPVADALADRLGCDQVVFCPSFPENGRTVYQGHLFVGDQLLSESSMREHPLNPMTDSCLVRWLQSQSQRPVGRLGRRSGLPEGRQHVVADAIDDDDLRHIARQTREHRLLTGGSAIARYWAEEIVSCPDRNAHQNHGETETNNGPLAGRTVVLAGSCSAATRQQVALFRETFPVFDLPLKEPSVDVESERAWHWTQAQWNSIKNDTPVLITSASIPNAVSDLRRRLGENEAANFVEAVFASLAEKFVESGVQNLVVAGGETSGAIVNRLKICGVRIGCEIAPGVPRVFPIQHPEMSLVLKSGNFGSERFFFDAIGRNS, via the coding sequence ATGAAAACTCGCCTTGGCTGCATCGCCGACGACTACACCGGTGCGACGGACCTTTCATCAATGCTCGCCCGAACTGGCTTGCGCGTGATCCAACTATTCGGTGTCCCCGAAGTGGCTGGGCGCCCCGACCATGTAGGTTTTTCGGACGAGGTCAATCGAGATGCGATCGACCAAGCTGACATCGTCGTGGTCGCTTTGAAATCTCGCTCGATTCCGGCTGACGAAGCGGTGAAATACTCGTTGGGCGCTCTCTCGTTTTTGCAGCACCAAGGGTTCGACCGGCTGTTCTTCAAATATTGCTCGACGTTCGATTCCACCCCACAAGGCAACATCGGCCCCGTCGCCGACGCGCTCGCCGATCGACTCGGGTGTGACCAAGTCGTCTTTTGCCCTTCGTTTCCGGAGAATGGCCGAACGGTCTATCAAGGTCATCTGTTCGTCGGCGATCAATTGCTTTCCGAAAGCAGTATGCGTGAGCATCCGCTCAACCCGATGACCGACAGTTGCTTGGTGCGATGGCTGCAGTCTCAATCGCAACGTCCGGTCGGTCGACTGGGCCGAAGATCCGGGTTACCCGAAGGTCGGCAACACGTAGTCGCCGATGCGATTGACGACGATGACTTGCGACATATCGCGCGACAAACACGCGAGCATCGATTGCTGACCGGTGGATCGGCTATCGCAAGGTACTGGGCAGAAGAGATTGTTTCTTGTCCCGATCGGAACGCGCATCAAAACCATGGCGAAACCGAAACGAACAATGGGCCGTTAGCGGGGCGAACGGTGGTGCTGGCGGGTAGTTGTTCCGCGGCCACTCGTCAACAAGTCGCCTTGTTTCGCGAAACATTCCCCGTCTTTGATCTTCCACTGAAAGAGCCGAGCGTCGATGTCGAATCGGAACGCGCCTGGCATTGGACCCAGGCTCAATGGAACTCGATCAAGAACGATACTCCGGTGCTGATCACGTCGGCGTCGATCCCCAATGCCGTCTCGGATCTCCGGCGCCGTCTTGGGGAAAATGAAGCGGCGAATTTCGTCGAGGCAGTCTTTGCATCACTGGCCGAAAAGTTTGTCGAGTCGGGCGTGCAAAATCTTGTCGTCGCCGGCGGTGAAACTTCAGGCGCGATTGTCAATCGTCTGAAAATTTGCGGCGTCCGTATTGGTTGTGAAATCGCGCCGGGTGTCCCACGTGTGTTCCCGATCCAACACCCCGAGATGTCGTTGGTGCTAAAAAGCGGAAACTTCGGGTCGGAGCGTTTTTTCTTCGATGCGATCGGGAGAAACTCGTGA
- a CDS encoding cyclase family protein, protein MKRGLLIGAGYFSHFHLDAWKRLPGAEIIAVCDVELEKARQAADEFDIESVFDDVDKALRQTKVDFVDIATGPSGRIELMRQVLDHSVAVICQKPLSHTYEGACELVDMATRHPAPVMVHENFRFQPWYREIHRIIESGVIGDRIVNLSMRTRMGDGWGDDAYLDRQPYFRTMPRLLVHETGVHFIDTFRYLAGEPIDCFAELRRHNSVIVGEDACHLRLHFRGGAVATWDADRYHESLSDQPRYTFGELLVEADGGSLWLNNEGEITLKPLGRSAERHDYQPSTSGFAGDCVFACQQHFLDVLEGRVECETSPQEYLKTLRVVEAAYESHRTGQVVALSDSASMNDSPNVIKTSGRVVDLSLPISPAMRGVSIDSAKRLETDGWNATNLSLYSHAGTHMDAPRHFLPEGATLEQQDLSVCVGPARVIDLTPIEPKQPITVDEFQRAAGEVAPGERLLLRTDWYHRYGTPDYRDALPRISIELAQWLVAHRVAMIGVEPPSVADVNHAVELTEVHQTLFRGGVLIVEGLAHLDQLTQPIVQFIALPLPIVGGDGCPVRAIAIETPSPPSLANEPTLTELNQIEGDA, encoded by the coding sequence ATGAAACGCGGACTATTGATCGGTGCGGGCTATTTCAGTCACTTTCATCTGGATGCTTGGAAGCGTCTGCCGGGTGCCGAGATCATCGCCGTTTGCGACGTTGAATTGGAAAAGGCCCGTCAAGCAGCCGACGAATTCGACATCGAATCGGTCTTCGACGACGTTGACAAAGCCTTGCGTCAAACGAAAGTTGACTTTGTTGACATCGCGACCGGCCCCAGTGGTCGTATCGAATTGATGCGGCAAGTCCTTGACCATTCGGTCGCTGTGATCTGCCAAAAACCACTCAGCCATACGTATGAAGGTGCGTGTGAACTGGTCGACATGGCGACAAGGCATCCCGCGCCAGTGATGGTACACGAGAACTTTCGATTCCAACCTTGGTATCGCGAGATTCACCGGATCATCGAGAGTGGTGTGATCGGTGATCGTATCGTCAACCTTTCGATGCGAACCCGAATGGGCGACGGCTGGGGTGACGATGCGTATCTCGATCGCCAGCCCTACTTTCGCACCATGCCACGGCTACTGGTTCATGAAACAGGTGTCCATTTCATCGATACGTTTCGGTACTTGGCCGGAGAACCGATCGATTGCTTCGCCGAACTGCGTCGACACAATTCGGTGATTGTGGGAGAAGACGCCTGCCATTTGCGACTGCATTTTCGCGGCGGTGCCGTCGCAACCTGGGACGCCGATCGCTACCACGAAAGCCTGTCCGATCAGCCTCGGTACACGTTCGGCGAACTGCTCGTTGAAGCCGACGGCGGCAGCCTTTGGCTCAACAACGAAGGCGAAATCACTCTGAAGCCGCTCGGTCGATCGGCGGAACGCCACGACTACCAACCTTCGACATCGGGATTCGCTGGTGATTGCGTCTTCGCCTGCCAGCAACATTTTCTCGACGTACTCGAAGGCCGGGTGGAGTGCGAGACGTCACCACAAGAATACCTTAAAACCCTGCGGGTGGTCGAAGCGGCCTACGAATCTCATCGGACCGGGCAAGTGGTCGCGTTGTCTGATTCTGCTTCGATGAACGATTCCCCGAATGTCATCAAAACTTCAGGACGTGTTGTCGACCTAAGCCTGCCTATCTCTCCGGCGATGCGAGGGGTTTCGATCGATTCCGCCAAGCGATTAGAAACGGATGGTTGGAATGCGACTAACCTGAGTTTGTATTCTCATGCCGGGACACACATGGACGCGCCTCGGCACTTTCTTCCGGAAGGGGCGACACTAGAACAGCAAGACCTATCAGTCTGTGTCGGCCCCGCTCGTGTGATCGATCTCACACCGATTGAGCCCAAGCAGCCAATCACCGTCGACGAATTTCAAAGAGCGGCCGGCGAGGTCGCTCCGGGTGAACGACTGTTGCTGCGGACCGATTGGTACCATCGTTACGGCACGCCCGATTACCGCGATGCCCTACCAAGAATCTCGATCGAACTGGCCCAATGGTTGGTCGCACATCGAGTGGCGATGATCGGGGTCGAGCCACCTTCGGTTGCCGACGTGAATCATGCAGTCGAATTGACCGAGGTGCACCAAACGCTGTTCCGTGGAGGAGTCTTGATTGTCGAAGGACTTGCACACCTAGATCAATTGACACAACCAATCGTTCAGTTTATCGCACTGCCGCTACCCATCGTCGGCGGTGACGGTTGTCCCGTTCGTGCGATCGCGATCGAGACACCATCCCCGCCATCGCTAGCGAACGAGCCAACGCTGACTGAACTCAATCAGATCGAAGGCGACGCGTGA